One Dreissena polymorpha isolate Duluth1 chromosome 9, UMN_Dpol_1.0, whole genome shotgun sequence genomic window carries:
- the LOC127844422 gene encoding uncharacterized protein LOC127844422, with product MGKAIYPLFFEGGHNKTVDNSKSGTKKSSKMNNNSNTLDFSTLFQEEICNLRKVLGLNTVDEVTEYDEIAQYGDSLNSLPNMHVQVDCSDSEYDEGLCSDYNNNQAVNNNQAVGADFSAVLFDGKSDKTPSDEIWDLPKLKAPEKGSAVSQSLAYLVNTACTVQCDTDAIIGKYRIPENCSYLGAPLVNNEIWKVLDKRARSQDRGMVDIQNLAAVGIVPMIKFAELLKPQISSNSEARTLISDIMTIMGQVQCNLSLRQRYLIRANINKRYPNLCNFNTPVSSMLFGDDIGKEIKYCDNGVSLGKDLRYAQKGRGYVPRPFNGSCGRGFNRGGFSAGYDFGQPMRYAPYPQRSSFRPAARPFGGAAQRGRLSAPSATVTMEHQSKN from the coding sequence atgggcaaagcaatataccccctcttcttcgaaggggggcataataaaactgtTGATAACAGTAAGTCTGGCActaagaaaagttctaaaatgaATAATAACAGTAACACCCTAGATTTTTCTACATTATTCCAAGAGGAAATTTGTAATTTGAGGAAGGTTTTAGGCCTGAATACTGTTGACGAAGTCACAGAATATGATGAAATAGCCCAGTATGGGGACAGTTTAAATTCTTTACCAAACATGCATGTGCAAGTTGATTGCAGTGACTCTGAATATGATGAAGGACTGTGTTCAGATTATAATAACAATCAAGCTGTTAATAACAATCAAGCTGTTGGCGCAGATTTTTCTGCTGTGTTGTTTGATGGGAAGAGTGATAAAACTCCCAGTGATGAAATTTGGGATTTACCAAAACTGAAAGCTCCGGAGAAAGGTTCTGCTGTTTCTCAATCATTAGCTTATTTGGTCAATACAGCATGTACTGTACAATGTGACACGGATGCTATTATTGGGAAATATAGAATTCCAGAGAATTGTTCATATCTTGGTGCTCCCTTGGTAAATAATGAGATATGGAAGGTTCTTGACAAGCGTGCAAGGTCACAGGATAGAGGAATGGTGGACATTCAAAATCTTGCAGCAGTTGGCATTGTACCAATGATAAAGTTTGCTGAGTTGCTTAAGCCCCAAATTTCTAGTAATTCAGAGGCTAGAACCCTCATCTCAGACATAATGACTATTATGGGTCAGGTTCAGTGCAATTTATCGCTCAGGCAAAGATATCTTATCAGGGCAAACATTAATAAAAGATATCCAAATTTGTGTAATTTCAACACGCCTGTGTCGTCAATGTTGTTTGGGGATGATATagggaaagaaataaaatattgtgaTAATGGCGTCTCATTAGGAAAGGATTTGAGATACGCACAGAAAGGCAGAGGTTATGTCCCAAGGCCCTTCAATGGTTCCTGTGGTAGGGGTTTTAACCGTGGTGGTTTTTCTGCTGGTTATGATTTTGGTCAGCCGATGAGGTATGCCCCTTATCCTCAAAGGAGTTCATTTAGACCTGCAGCTAGACCCTTTGGTGGCGCTGCTCAACGAGGCAGGTTGTCTGCACCCAGTGCAACAGTAACAATGGAACACCAGTCAAAAAACTAA